ACCTCTTGACTCCTTTTTTTTGCGTGACCTAGTACAATCGTAGACTCTCATAGGATTGAAGAATAATTTATATTCAAGAATATtcatatctatatttatattcattttaAAATATAGATATAAATGTTGAAATTGAAAGTGTACTATCCGATTCGGTAGCTGAGATGACATTAGGGACAATGATACCTAATAATGATTGTCCATCTTAAATTGCAGATGGTGCGGGAGGTTATGAGGCACGGcaacataatgttccatgtaggACTGTGGACGAAATTGAGCTAAAAAGAAAAGTTTAAGGACTAAAATGAATTTGATAATTCATGGATGAAATTGTGTGCTAAATACAAATTTTAAGTACTAAATTGGTCACTTTTGATAGTTCGGGGATAAAACTGAGCCCAAAAGAAAAATTTAAGGGTTGAAGTGGTCATTTTGAAAATTTAGGGACCGAATTGAGCCTTTTGTGATAGTTGAAGGATCAAAATGAGTATTATGCCTATTATACGTAAATAAAATGTCCTCTTGGCAGCTTGGAAGGAGGGATGGAGGGAGGGCCCGTACGTGTCCCGTTCATGTTGGCTGAGCTGGAGCGGACGAATGCCGGTTGGTTGGTCTCGTGAGTCGTGATCGCATCGGCACAGGAAACGCAAAccacggcacgggcacgggcagAAGGCGGCAAACCACCGGCCGGTGTGGTACGTACGGAACAGCGGCAGCCGCTAGGCTCGTGCCGCGCGCATCGATCTGCCAGAGGCTTCCACGAACGTAAACCCTGCACTGCGGTACGCGTGGTCCATGTGCGTGCACGCGCGGCACGTCGTTTTTTTTCGTGTCTGCTTGTCGGTGCACAAATTATATTAGTATACACTACTATACTTGAGCTGAGCACCCGGTGAGATCGAGCCGATGACACGAGCAATCGTGGAAGGGAAGGGTGTTTTCCTTTGCTCGTCATCGGCCGCAAGTATTTAGCCAGTCCGTCTACTCCACAACCACGTGTTTTATATAGTTtcaatatataattttttttacattataggattaagatccaacatccttcattcttcttctacctccagtctCCGGCCTCCACAGATCACAGATCACAGatcacaattttttttttatgaaaggaTAAATCATAgatccgctgccgccgccgccaccactgccatggccggcgcgggCACGGGAGGCGCACCGGGCGAGGGCGCAGGCGCCGGGGCAAGCTCACCGGTCGCCGTCGCCGGTGccggtggtcaccggtgagaaagagagagggagagagataaaaaaaatccatatatttttttttactaaaacacACGTATGTTATATAACATTTCTGTTAGCCATATACAGACACTCAACAACTGGTTCTGAAACTGAATTATACAAGACTGGATAGAGGCAGCCTGACAGCTTCATGATTGACCTGCTGTACTTGTACATATCTAGCCGCGCCGCCGAAACGTCATCACCACACGAACGTTGCTACACGAGGTCGCTATCATCCTTCGTGGCGATGTCGGTTGCACTGGTGCAagccgcggcggcggcctccttgtgctcctcctcctccatggtgTCCGACATGCTCCGCCCCCTGGTCTCCGGGAGGCAGGCGGCGAAGAGCCCCAAGCATCCGATGCAGAGCCCGAACACGCCGAAGGACCAGAAGCTCCGCTCGCGGCCGAGCGCGACGAGCATGGGTGCGACCACGCCGCCCAGCACCAGTGCCTGCCGCACCAGCCCCACCGCCGAGTTGCGCACGGACGTCGGGAACAGCTCGATGGAGTAGATCAGGATGAGGTTGAACGCCGTGATGGTCGAGAAGAAGGAGAGCAACTCGGCCGCCATCCGCGCCGCCGAGCCCTCTGGGATGACGACGCACGCGAGGCTGAAGGCACCGGCCGCCACGGTGAGCGCGACGACCGAGCTCCGCCGGTTGATCCGGCCGATGAAGATCAACGACAGGATGGCCGACGGCAGCTCAGCCAAAGCGTTGTACGTGACGCTCAGGTAGAGGTTGGTCCCCAGGCTGCCGACGTTGAGTGGCATGCCGTAGTAGACCATGCCGACGCCGAAGCCGGTCGTCATGATCGCCGCCAGCCTCCGTAGCGCCCACGGCCGCTCCCACATCGCCCACATCGTGGAGAACACGCCCCCGGCtccgccggcgccgccgtcgtcctcctgCATGTTGCACGCGTGCAGCATGGAGAAGCTGGACGTGATGCTGTTGCCATTGAGCGACGCGATCTGCTGCAGCGTCTCCATGGCGTCCTGCTTCCTGCCGCGCACCAGCAGCCACCGCGGCGACTCCTGGGCGAGAAAGTAAAGTAGGACGGAGTAGCAGAGCGAAGGCACGGACGTCCAGAGGTACATGTTCCGCCATGACGCCTCGCGGAACGTGTAGCCGAGAGCCGGGAGGGACAGGAACCCGACGGTGAAGAAGATGAAGCCGGCCACGCTCACCGTGTCGCGCCACCTCTTCCCGACGAGCTCCGTGGACAGGACCAGCGTGCACGTGCCCACCATGGAGCGGCCGAACCCGGACACGAACCGCAGCGCGGCGTACGCCCACACGTTCGGCACGAACGCGGTGAGCACGCCGGCGACGGACATGGACACCAGGGACGTGAGCAGCATCTTCTTGCGCCCGAGGAGCGAGTCCGCGAGCGTGGTGAGCAGGAACCCGCCCGCCAGGCAGCCGGCGAAGAACGACGACGCCGGGAGCGAGACGAGGGCCGGGCCGGTGCACTTGAGCGCCCACTCGGAGACCACCGTCGTCTCGCCCGGCCGGTCCCACGCCCACGCACCAGAGGGGAGCGCGCACGGCGAGGCCGGGGGTGCGGCCGGCGAGCAGGACGCCGAGGCGCCCGTGCAGTGCCACTCCGGCTCCGCGTCCGTGAACACGGAGATGAACACCTGCTGCGCGTCGAAGGCCCACGCGAATGCCAGCAGGACGGCCTTAAGCAGCTGCATGGAACCGGTCGCGCCGATGTACGTCTCGATGGTGTCGTCGATAGACGGCGCCTTGGCCAGCTTGGCCTGCTTGTGGCTCGTTAGGAGCGGGGCGTCGGGCCGTCTCGGCCATTGCCGCGATAGTGTGTGTGAGTGCTTGTCTCTGTAATTGGATGCTCGTAAGTTGCAGGTCAGAGACGCCGGAAGCAGTATTTATATGGGCAGGACCGCAGGACCTTCGCAGCTTGCTTCCTCAGGTGTGTTAAGCTGTAATTTGGCTACCTGGCAGGGATGGATTTGCCAATTCACCTTGTTTTGCTGGTCCTACATGCTTTTCTATTTGGGAAATTTTGTTTCATAGCATGCAAAGATGATAAGATTCAGAAAATACCACTCAAATATCACGGCCACGTGAAATACcaaaaaaaaacaatatattACCTGAAACTACCATTCTGTCACGCTGAGCAAACGATGTGAATCCACCGTTGCTCCTCCCTTCATCCCACGTGAGCACCAGTGGAAATTCCATCCCTTTCATCTTCCTCAGCTTCGGCGTAGGTCACACTGAAAAAAACACTTACACGAGCGGCCGCCGAGCCAATCCACACCACAAATTCCATGGTGTTTACCCCACTGGGTCAACAGGCCAGCAGGACATCTGCCCAAGGCTGTTTCTTTGTCTCGTTTCCATAGTGTCTTCTTCGAGTCCATGCTGCACGAATTCAACTGCGGATTTAGAAGGTCTAATCTTCGCCGGTGATTTTGCTCACTCTCGGCCGCCGCTGCTCGCGCCCAACCTGCTCGAGCTGTCGCGCGCCTATGCGCGAGCAGCCCGTTCGGGCCACCTTGCTCGAGCCGCCGGGAGCCGGAGCACGAGTAGCTGCCAGACCGCCCTGCTCGAGTTACCGCGCGCCTGTGTGCGAACCTCCGCCGAGCCACGCTACTCGAGCCACTGCGCGCCCGCAAACGAGACACCGCCGGCCGGCCACGCGCATGAAGCGCCGCCGCAATGCACTGCTCGAGCTGCCAATATGCCCTCCTCGATACGGACATCGCCGTCCCGCGCGCGCCAGCTGCTGCCGGTGCCGCTCTGCATCTTCCATGTCCAGCTCGAGTAGCTGGGGGTTGGATTTTTTTTGCCTTTATTAGATGGACATGAATTGACTGTGTTGACGCTGTTACCTTCAAACCGGATGGAATGCTACTATTGGATAACGGTTCTATCTTTTAGTGGTATTTTACGTAACAGAGTTTTTTCAATGGTATTTTTCGAATATCGTGATCTTTGAATGCTATGAAAGCAATTTCCCTTTCTATCTCTATCTGTACGTTGCAACTTGGAGCGGTGGAGCCTGGGATACAGGAAGAACAGCCGAACGTGAGTGCCTTCGATGGATTTGCGTCCTTTACTCCTTACCGGTGTGCCGTGGTAAACCAAGAACGCGTTCGCACACGTGCGTCGTAGTACTAAACAGAGGTCACATTAGCCACTCCGAAAAATTGCAAGCATTCCTGCGTAACAGTAAATCATGCCGGTACGACGGAACGCGAGGGTGGAGGCGTGGAGCACATCGTCTTTATAGCTCGTCCCATAATTCGGACCGTGCTTGAATCAGCACGGGAAGAAAATGGTAGGTAAGCGCGTCTACAGCGCTACAATATAATTTTTAAATATTTATTATACTATCTCTTATCTAATTCTTAAATAAACTATGAAAATTGTTGAAACTTTTTAAATAAAAATGGAACATATAAAAAAGATAAATTTTGTATGTCATGAGTGGATAAAGAAAACAATCAAAGATATTTTTGAGGCCCGTACTTGGTCCAACATAATCCGACGGTGTACCGGCAATGCCAGGGGCCATGGTTTTGTCAAAGCAAAGACTTAAAGTGTCTTACCGGCATGGCTTGACGTGTCTCACATGCCCAGAGATCATGATCCGGAGCAGCATGATGCATGAAGAGATCGGTCCCGTGCCTAAAGGTCATGATCCAGAGCAGTACACTGCACAAGACAGCTATGCCATGCTGTCCCAGCCTGGCCCGACCCAAGTCCGATAGTCAAAGTGTATTAAAAAAAGCTTCACAATTGCTAAGACCAAGAAATAGGAAACTAATGTGGAGAGAAAAACATAGTTATTAGGAAACTAATGTGGAGAGAAAAACATAGTTATTAGGATCGGACCAGAGATCGAACCGGCGAAGGTCTCGGTTCACAGTTCAATTGGTTCAACCGTTTGAACCGTCGGTTCAATACGGTTCAAATAATACCTGATCTATACCACAAACACAAACATGCGTCTCCTCTCCAGAGCTGAGGTGGGTGGTTCGAATCTCATTCCCCGCATTTAGACACCCGTTTTCACTATTTTCTCCAACCCCTCTCCCTCGTACCACACACCACGATGGCATGGTGCCTTCTGTTGCCGGTTCTTTGGCAGTCTGATTCACGGGTTTTCACTGTTTTTTCAAAAAAGCCGGTGGTTCAACGGTTTTTAAGCAGTTCGATTGCTTACCGGTCTTTTAGGTGGACTGGACCGGCCGAGGCCCTGGTTCGGTCTTTTACCCGTCGGACCGCCGGTCCGGAATAAATAACTGTGGAGAAAAGTGTGCTTGCAATCCTTGCATGCATATTTACATGCAGATTCATTAGTAAAGAGTGAACATACATGagttaaggcatgtttggatacacATGGGTTGGTTAATAGCTGATGCTAAAAATTAGCCCAAATTAGCTATGATTGGCCAGttagttggctaacaactagttggaGACTAGTCTAGAAAATTTGCGCACCTATTAACCCTCCTGTTTAGATACACTAGAGCTAACTTTAGCTAGCTAGTGATTAGCCCATGTATCCAAGTAGCCCTTAATCACTTAGAAgcttggtgtgtgtgtgtgtgtggggggggggggggggggggtgtcaaTTTGGCCACCACTAGGCTCCGCCCCTGCTAAGCGTCTCCATGGCCTAGGCAGTATTTCACTGCTAGGCTGCGAGCCTGGGATCATTGCCTAGGCCAAGCATGCATCCAAACATGCATATATGGAGATGAATGTTGAGACATACTACCTCGCTATTTGTTTTTAAAATTACCTGACGTATCAAATATGTGTTCTCTCACGTATGTATTTCATCATTATTTTTTTTTGGAGCATATTTATATGGTGATTTTATTAAATAtatatgccctgttcgcttggctgataaatcatgactgaaagtactgttgactgatttgttgtgagagaaaaatattgttcgttggctgaaaaaatacggcttataagccaagcgaacatggcgtaTAGTGGTTTAGAAGGATGAGTCAAGACAATAAATCTATAAACATTTTTCATGTTACAAATCTTATTGTTTTTTGTGTATGGATTTGCTATATAACACATAGGTGTTGCGTTGGATCAATCTCACTCCAATCTTGACCCTACTCACTAGCTTTGTTAAGATTTGCCTATCTCTTACTTCTCGAGTGAGATCAAGCCTATCTAACAAGTATTTATTATTGGACTTGGAATTTTAGGGTTAGTTTAGGAGTTGGGGATTTTGAGCTTTAGAGGGTAGGGTGAAGGAGGAAGGTTGGCCGGACTATCGATAAAAGAGGCTGGTGGATAAGATGGCGAGGCATCGAGTTCGTGGAGTATATATGACCACTGGGAGGGTTGGTGAAGGGGCACCAAGGTCGTGCTCCGGCGCCATGGTTATGGTCGCAGGAAAAAGAAGGTGTTTGCCAAAACTAAAACACCTTAACATGCACGGTGTAAGTTCTTAGTTCAATGCCCCCTTTGAACTCCAAATGCGATCTTGGTGTATGTTCCAATGCTCCGTGGAACTTATATATTAGCAACGTTGATCAATTTATGTTGATTTTATAATCCCACTTGTGTGATCAGCGACAATCAGCACTGACGATCGACCGCTAGCAGTAGTGTTCTATACATTTGTCATTTGTGCTATCGCCAGATCATCTGCCTAATCCTCCGTTCTTTTCGTTTATCTTACGCACGTCGGCACGTGCCAAATTGCAATTGGGTTATTCTGTCTTTGCAATTGACCCTTATTATTAGCCTTCTGAAGTTCTTATTGGTCCGGAGAGCTAGGTTCACTTTAGCTATTTTATTAGTCTGCGTGAGTTGCGATAGCTAATCAAGTAATCAGCGGTTGTTTGACAGGTGCGGTGACTAATGAGTTTTAGAAAACGGAAAAGCTCGTGAGTTAAGCTTTGTTTAATTTACCTTAACTTCGACTGAAGAGCTAGTTTCATATATACGTACCAAATTGCTTGTGTACGAGAACTGCACCGTTTTTTCATCCAGTGCTTGACGCATTTCCGCTCGCCTGTCCTAGTATATATACCGGTCGCGTTCCACATCGTTGGCGATGACGTGTACCGTGTACGTGACAGGACAAAAAGGCGATGCTGCATAATTGGTACCCGGCCCAGATCTCCGAGTAGCTGTATTAATTACCTCTGGGTTCTGATTTTGGACGACGGCGAAAGAGGCAAGCTACGTAGGCACGCCTGTGCACAGCGTCTTTGATCAAATAATCAAAGGGTAATAACACACGGTCTTTGGATCGGATGCTCCGCTACTTGATAAGTAATTAATTGCATGCAACGGTGGTTGCGAAGAAATGCGCTACAAACAGAGCGGGAGGGTACTAGAGCGCTGTCATACCATGTGACCACCGGTGCTGAGAATCGGTATGTGAGCAAGACAAGGTTTGCTGATCTCGATCATCCGTAGACCGTAGATTCCCGTGGCCGTGGACGTTAAAAATACAGAAATgttatacaacacacatgtgttatGTCTGGGGCCACATTCACGGAAGCAGAACTCGATGCATATCGGGCCGCGTTTAGTTCATCCGCCGATTCGGCGCCGCCCAAAAAGCAGGCGCACTGTAGCTACAGtactattttgtttttatttggtaataattgtccaatcgttaactaattaggctcaaaacgttcgtctcgtagagtacaaccaaattgtgtaattagtttttgatttcgtcaatatttagtactccatacatgtatcgcaagtttgatgtgacggggaatcttctttttgcatagtgccaaattctggaaatggggggaactaaacaaggcctcggtGAAGCTGAAGGCTGAAGCACATGTTCAAGCCacattgacaaagtcaatgcgGAAATGTTGGCGGCAAAAAAAAATCGACTGCTTCTGACGGTATAAAACATGCCAAGCTAACATAAGTGTAGTCCCAACTTACAAATTTTGAGATAGTTTCTATACTTATTACTAAATCACGTAAACACTAGAGAC
Above is a genomic segment from Miscanthus floridulus cultivar M001 chromosome 3, ASM1932011v1, whole genome shotgun sequence containing:
- the LOC136546975 gene encoding organic cation/carnitine transporter 2-like, which codes for MQLLKAVLLAFAWAFDAQQVFISVFTDAEPEWHCTGASASCSPAAPPASPCALPSGAWAWDRPGETTVVSEWALKCTGPALVSLPASSFFAGCLAGGFLLTTLADSLLGRKKMLLTSLVSMSVAGVLTAFVPNVWAYAALRFVSGFGRSMVGTCTLVLSTELVGKRWRDTVSVAGFIFFTVGFLSLPALGYTFREASWRNMYLWTSVPSLCYSVLLYFLAQESPRWLLVRGRKQDAMETLQQIASLNGNSITSSFSMLHACNMQEDDGGAGGAGGVFSTMWAMWERPWALRRLAAIMTTGFGVGMVYYGMPLNVGSLGTNLYLSVTYNALAELPSAILSLIFIGRINRRSSVVALTVAAGAFSLACVVIPEGSAARMAAELLSFFSTITAFNLILIYSIELFPTSVRNSAVGLVRQALVLGGVVAPMLVALGRERSFWSFGVFGLCIGCLGLFAACLPETRGRSMSDTMEEEEHKEAAAAACTSATDIATKDDSDLV